One window of Desulfovibrio sp. genomic DNA carries:
- the atpD gene encoding F0F1 ATP synthase subunit beta, translating into MSKNIGKVVQVIGAVVDVEFSDGNLPSIFTALEITNPNNSDAPSLICEVAQHLGDNVVRTIAMDATEGLVRGMDAIDTGNPIMVPVGKAAVGRILNVIGRPVDELGPVNAEKHYPIHRPAPAFTDLNTKVELLETGIKVVDLLVPFPKGGKMGLFGGAGVGKTVILMEMINNIAKQHGGSSVFAGVGERTREGNDLYHELKDAGVLERATLVYGQMNEPPGARARVALTALACAEYFRDEEHQDVLLFIDNIFRFTQAGSEVSALLGRMPSAVGYQPTLGTDLGALQERITSTNNGSITSVQAVYVPADDLTDPAPATTFSHLDGTLVLSRQIAELGIYPAVDPLDSTSRILDPNVVGEDHYMVARRVQMVLQKYKELQDIIAILGMDELSDEDKLTVARARRIQRFLSQPFHVAETFTGTPGQYVKLEDTIKGFKGILDGEFDHMAEGDFYMLGGIEQAVAKYEQRKLQEEK; encoded by the coding sequence ATGAGCAAAAACATCGGTAAAGTCGTTCAGGTTATCGGCGCCGTGGTGGACGTAGAGTTCAGCGACGGCAACCTGCCGAGTATCTTCACCGCCCTGGAGATAACCAACCCGAACAATAGCGATGCTCCCAGCCTCATCTGTGAGGTTGCGCAGCACCTGGGCGACAACGTTGTTCGTACCATCGCCATGGACGCCACTGAAGGCCTTGTCCGCGGCATGGACGCGATCGACACCGGGAACCCCATCATGGTTCCCGTAGGCAAGGCCGCCGTTGGCCGTATCCTGAACGTCATCGGTCGCCCCGTTGACGAACTGGGCCCGGTTAACGCTGAAAAACACTATCCCATCCACCGCCCTGCTCCGGCCTTTACCGACCTGAACACCAAGGTGGAATTGCTTGAAACCGGCATCAAGGTCGTTGACCTTCTTGTTCCCTTCCCCAAGGGTGGCAAGATGGGCCTCTTCGGCGGCGCCGGCGTGGGCAAGACCGTTATTCTGATGGAGATGATCAACAACATCGCCAAGCAGCACGGCGGTTCGTCGGTTTTCGCGGGCGTCGGTGAACGTACCCGTGAAGGCAACGACTTGTACCACGAACTCAAGGATGCCGGCGTTCTGGAACGCGCCACGCTTGTTTACGGTCAGATGAACGAACCTCCGGGAGCCCGTGCTCGCGTGGCCCTTACGGCCCTTGCTTGCGCGGAATACTTCCGTGACGAAGAACACCAGGACGTGCTGCTCTTCATCGACAACATCTTCCGTTTTACACAGGCTGGTTCCGAAGTGTCCGCTCTGCTTGGCCGCATGCCCTCGGCCGTGGGTTATCAGCCCACCCTGGGTACTGACCTTGGTGCCTTGCAGGAACGCATTACCTCGACCAACAACGGTTCGATCACGTCGGTGCAGGCCGTTTACGTCCCTGCTGACGACTTGACTGACCCGGCCCCGGCCACCACGTTCTCGCACTTGGACGGCACACTCGTGCTTTCCCGTCAGATCGCGGAACTGGGCATTTACCCCGCCGTGGACCCGCTCGACTCCACCTCGCGCATCCTCGACCCCAACGTTGTGGGCGAAGATCACTACATGGTGGCCCGTCGTGTGCAGATGGTTCTTCAGAAGTACAAAGAACTTCAGGACATCATCGCCATCCTCGGCATGGACGAACTGTCTGACGAAGACAAACTGACTGTTGCGCGTGCGCGCCGCATTCAGCGCTTCCTCTCGCAGCCCTTCCACGTGGCCGAAACCTTCACCGGCACCCCTGGCCAGTATGTGAAGCTTGAAGATACCATCAAGGGCTTCAAGGGCATTCTGGACGGCGAATTCGACCACATGGCGGAAGGTGACTTCTACATGCTGGGCGGCATTGAACAGGCCGTTGCCAAGTACGAACAGCGCAAGCTGCAGGAAGAGAAGTAA
- a CDS encoding F0F1 ATP synthase subunit epsilon yields MGTLQLEVVTPDKTVVSGEVEMAVCPGIEGEFGVLPKHVSLLSALKIGGLRYRTGGKDEHVFISGGFADVNNDVLTVLAESAELADSIDTARAMAAKERAEKRIAGHDEKVDMTRAEAALQRAIVRLQLAQLR; encoded by the coding sequence ATGGGCACGCTGCAACTTGAAGTGGTTACGCCGGACAAAACCGTGGTCAGCGGCGAAGTGGAAATGGCCGTCTGCCCTGGAATCGAGGGCGAATTCGGCGTGCTGCCCAAGCACGTTTCCCTGCTTTCCGCCCTGAAGATCGGTGGCCTGCGCTACCGCACCGGTGGCAAGGATGAGCATGTTTTCATTTCTGGCGGTTTCGCCGATGTGAACAACGATGTGCTCACCGTGCTTGCCGAATCGGCAGAGCTGGCGGACAGCATCGACACCGCGCGCGCCATGGCCGCCAAGGAACGCGCTGAGAAGCGCATTGCCGGCCATGACGAAAAGGTGGACATGACCCGCGCTGAAGCTGCTCTGCAACGCGCCATAGTGCGCTTGCAGCTGGCCCAGCTTCGCTGA
- a CDS encoding F0F1 ATP synthase subunit gamma, whose translation MPSLKDVKMKIVGVGKTKQITKAMNMVASAKLRGAQARIERFRPYAAKYRDVLAELSSKVEGNAHPLLTEHEEKKHCAIVLVTSDRGLCGSFNGNIIATALRLAKEKAGAGMEISFACVGRKGRDAVRSAGHKIFTAYGDRMGSIDFPLASSVAQEVIHGYETFAFDEVWLIYGEFVSMASQPPRTLRLLPLQTPSAEEVATEAGTPSCEYVYEPQEEKLLAELLPRYVKVQVYRGMLDTSASEHAARTAAMDNATRNCNEMINMLTRLYNKTRQASITSDLIDIVGGAEALKG comes from the coding sequence ATGCCTTCACTCAAAGACGTAAAAATGAAGATCGTGGGGGTCGGTAAGACCAAGCAGATCACCAAGGCCATGAACATGGTGGCCTCGGCGAAACTGCGCGGCGCCCAGGCCCGCATCGAGCGCTTCAGGCCGTACGCGGCCAAATACCGCGACGTGCTCGCCGAACTGTCGAGCAAGGTGGAAGGAAACGCCCACCCCCTGCTCACAGAGCATGAGGAAAAGAAACACTGCGCCATTGTGCTGGTTACATCAGACCGTGGCCTGTGCGGCAGCTTTAACGGCAACATCATCGCCACCGCTCTGCGGCTGGCGAAGGAAAAAGCCGGGGCTGGAATGGAGATCAGTTTTGCCTGTGTGGGACGTAAGGGCCGCGACGCCGTTCGTTCTGCCGGGCACAAGATCTTCACTGCCTATGGCGACCGCATGGGTAGCATTGACTTCCCCTTGGCCAGCTCTGTGGCACAGGAAGTCATCCACGGCTACGAAACCTTCGCATTCGACGAAGTGTGGTTGATTTACGGCGAGTTCGTATCCATGGCCAGCCAGCCCCCTCGCACCCTTCGTCTGCTGCCGTTGCAAACGCCGTCAGCCGAAGAAGTTGCCACAGAGGCCGGCACACCCAGTTGCGAATACGTGTACGAGCCGCAGGAAGAAAAGCTGTTGGCGGAGCTCTTGCCCCGCTACGTCAAAGTGCAGGTTTACCGTGGCATGTTGGACACCTCGGCCAGCGAGCATGCAGCTCGTACAGCCGCCATGGACAACGCCACCCGTAACTGCAACGAGATGATCAACATGCTGACGCGGCTCTATAACAAGACGCGGCAGGCTTCCATCACCAGCGACCTCATCGACATCGTCGGCGGCGCTGAAGCGCTGAAGGGTTAA
- the lepA gene encoding translation elongation factor 4 codes for MPKQENIRNFCIIAHIDHGKSTLADRILELTQVVSKREARQQYLDKMELERERGITIKAQTVRIPYKAQNGQEYELNLIDTPGHVDFNYEVSRSLAACEGALLVVDATQGVEAQTLANVYLALDHDHEIVPVLNKIDLPSAEVDRVKAEIEESIGLDCSEAMPVSAKTGMGVDAVLEAIVHRLPAPKGDVNAPLKALIFDSWYDSYQGVVILFRIMDGTIKRNDMVRLMSTGKEYEVLRLGVFSPEATDVNTLHAGEVGFMCGSIKELGDARVGDTITLADNPASEAVPGFTEVKPMVFCGLYPTESDEYENLKTALEKLQLNDAAFSFEPETSQALGFGFRCGFLGLLHMEIIQERLEREFEVSLIATAPSVVYKVDTNDGKTLQIDNPSHLPDPTKIRALYEPYVNMDIHVPNDYVGNVMKLCEEKRGMQKNLHYLATNRVVVTYELPFAEIVYDFFDRLKSATRGYASMDYHPLDYRESDLVRLDIMLNGETVDALAVIVHRDRAYTYGRGLALKLKRSIPRQLFQVAIQAAIGQKIIARETVSAFRKDVTAKCYGGDITRKRKLLEKQKEGKKRMKRMGNVELPQEAFLAALKVGDE; via the coding sequence ATGCCCAAGCAGGAAAATATCCGCAATTTTTGCATTATCGCCCACATCGACCACGGCAAATCCACCCTGGCCGACCGCATTCTTGAGCTGACGCAGGTTGTCAGCAAGCGGGAGGCGCGCCAGCAGTATCTGGACAAAATGGAGCTGGAACGGGAACGTGGCATCACCATCAAGGCCCAGACCGTGCGTATTCCCTACAAGGCCCAGAACGGGCAGGAATACGAGCTGAACCTCATCGACACCCCCGGACACGTCGACTTCAACTACGAAGTTTCGCGCTCGCTGGCCGCCTGTGAAGGCGCGCTGCTTGTGGTTGACGCCACCCAGGGCGTTGAGGCCCAGACTCTTGCCAACGTCTACCTTGCTCTGGACCACGATCACGAAATAGTGCCGGTGCTCAACAAGATTGACCTGCCCAGCGCCGAAGTCGACCGCGTAAAGGCCGAAATTGAAGAAAGCATTGGGCTGGACTGCTCTGAGGCCATGCCTGTTTCTGCCAAAACCGGCATGGGCGTGGACGCAGTGCTTGAAGCCATCGTGCACCGCCTGCCCGCGCCAAAGGGCGACGTAAACGCGCCGCTCAAAGCGCTCATTTTCGACTCTTGGTACGACAGCTATCAGGGCGTGGTGATTCTTTTCCGCATCATGGACGGTACCATCAAGCGCAACGACATGGTGCGCCTGATGAGCACGGGCAAGGAATACGAAGTGCTGCGCCTCGGTGTGTTCTCGCCCGAAGCCACAGATGTGAACACTCTGCACGCTGGCGAGGTGGGTTTTATGTGCGGCTCCATCAAGGAGCTGGGCGACGCCCGCGTGGGCGACACCATCACCCTGGCCGACAACCCCGCCTCTGAAGCCGTTCCCGGATTCACGGAAGTGAAGCCCATGGTTTTCTGCGGCCTGTACCCCACAGAGTCCGACGAGTACGAAAACCTCAAGACCGCCCTTGAAAAGCTTCAGCTCAACGACGCAGCTTTTTCGTTTGAACCCGAAACCTCGCAGGCATTGGGTTTCGGCTTCCGTTGCGGCTTTTTGGGCCTGTTGCACATGGAAATCATCCAGGAGCGGCTTGAACGTGAATTTGAGGTCAGCCTCATCGCCACAGCTCCTTCTGTGGTCTACAAGGTGGACACCAACGACGGCAAAACGCTGCAGATCGACAACCCGAGCCACCTGCCCGACCCCACCAAGATTCGCGCGCTGTACGAGCCCTACGTGAACATGGATATCCACGTACCCAACGATTATGTGGGCAATGTCATGAAGCTGTGCGAAGAAAAGCGCGGCATGCAGAAAAACCTGCACTATCTGGCTACCAACCGCGTGGTTGTGACCTATGAACTGCCCTTTGCAGAAATTGTGTACGACTTTTTCGACCGCCTCAAGTCTGCCACGCGCGGCTATGCTTCCATGGACTACCATCCGCTGGATTACCGCGAATCAGACCTCGTGCGCCTCGACATCATGCTCAACGGCGAAACCGTTGACGCTCTGGCCGTCATCGTACACCGCGACCGTGCCTACACCTATGGGCGCGGGCTGGCACTCAAACTCAAGCGCAGCATTCCCCGCCAGCTTTTCCAGGTAGCCATTCAGGCGGCCATCGGGCAAAAAATTATTGCCCGTGAAACCGTTTCGGCCTTCCGCAAGGACGTGACCGCCAAGTGTTACGGCGGCGACATCACCCGCAAGCGAAAGCTGCTTGAAAAGCAGAAGGAAGGCAAAAAGCGCATGAAGCGCATGGGTAACGTGGAACTGCCGCAGGAAGCGTTTTTGGCCGCCCTCAAGGTGGGCGACGAATAA